A window from Citrus sinensis cultivar Valencia sweet orange chromosome 3, DVS_A1.0, whole genome shotgun sequence encodes these proteins:
- the LOC102629007 gene encoding uncharacterized protein LOC102629007 isoform X2 → MVVKLMPCCPSLSQKPLPKQVQIRTQMKYTTTRRPEILTSSAAASSTSASGLRVFVLSDLHTDYSENMTWVKCLSTTRHKKDVLLVAGDVAEKYDDFVLTMSLLKDRFQRVLFVPGNHDLWCRGEENDFPDSLEKLNKLLDACRGLGVEINPVVIDGLGIIPLFSWYHESFDREKDISGIRILPLEMVIHFLFSLQDLCPEKRMLFYPNLPKIIGSDFLELRIRSIHGAMGSTSACHVFGHTHFSWDAVLDGIRYVQAPLAYPRERKRRMNGGENQLPYCVYSDGKFADKLSHCYWSDYYATNPRSPDITELAPWVARFYNRTWKSEF, encoded by the exons ATGGTAGTGAAATTGATGCCTTGTTGTCCGAGCTTATCTCAGAAACCTTTACCCAAACAAGTACAAATCAGAACCCAAATGAAATACACAACAACGAGGAGGCCTGAGATTTTAACTTCTTCTGCAGCTGCTTCTTCGACAAGTGCTTCTGGGTTAAGGGTCTTTGTGCTTTCCGATTTGCACACTGATTACTCTGAGAACATGACTTGGGTCAAATGCTTGTCCACTACAAGACACAAGAAAGATGTTCTTCTTGTTGCTGGTGATGTTGCCGAGAAGTATGACGATTTCGTTTTGACTATGTCTCTTTTGAAAGATCGCTTTCAACGTGTCTTATTCGTGCCCGGAAACCATGATCTTTGGTGCCGTGGGGAGGAAAATGATTTT CCTGATTCTCTTGAAAAGCTGAATAAATTGCTTGATGCATGTAGAGGACTAGGAGTTGAGATCAATCCAGTGGTCATAGATGGCTTGGGAATCATTCCTCTGTTCTCTTGGTACCATGAG AGCTTTGATAGAGAAAAGGATATAAGTGGCATCCGCATTCTGCCTTTGGAGATGGTGATTCACTTTCTTTTCTCCTT GCAAGACCTATGTCCTGAGAAGAGGATGCTATTTTATCCGAATCTTCCAAAGATTATTGGCTCTGATTTTCTTGAGCTGCGTATAAGGTCTATACACGGGGCCATGGGAAGCACATCTGCATGCCATGTGTTTGGTCATACCCATTTCTCCTGGGATGCAGTGCTTGATGGAATCAG GTATGTACAGGCACCATTGGCTTACCCTAGAGAGCGGAAAAGAAGAATGAATGGAGGTGAAAATCAGCTTCCATATTGTGTCTATTCTGATGGGAAATTTGCTGATAAACTATCACATTGTTACTGGTCAGATTACTATGCTACTAATCCAAGATCACCTGACATCACTGAACTTGCTCCTTGGGTTGCCAGATTTTACAATAGAACTTGGAAATCAGAGTTCTAA
- the LOC102629007 gene encoding uncharacterized protein LOC102629007 isoform X3, with the protein MIFGAVGRKMILGLGVEINPVVIDGLGIIPLFSWYHESFDREKDISGIRILPLEMVCRDFHACKWPGDLSSRDASLSLYFDAMNENNQEVINEIQRTCDQIITFSHFVPRQDLCPEKRMLFYPNLPKIIGSDFLELRIRSIHGAMGSTSACHVFGHTHFSWDAVLDGIRYVQAPLAYPRERKRRMNGGENQLPYCVYSDGKFADKLSHCYWSDYYATNPRSPDITELAPWVARFYNRTWKSEF; encoded by the exons ATGATCTTTGGTGCCGTGGGGAGGAAAATGATTTT AGGACTAGGAGTTGAGATCAATCCAGTGGTCATAGATGGCTTGGGAATCATTCCTCTGTTCTCTTGGTACCATGAG AGCTTTGATAGAGAAAAGGATATAAGTGGCATCCGCATTCTGCCTTTGGAGATG GTATGTAGGGACTTTCACGCCTGCAAGTGGCCTGGTGATCTTTCAAGCCGAGATGCCTCCCTTTCTTTATACTTTGATGcaatgaatgaaaataatcaGGAAGTAATCAATGAGATCCAGAGGACATGTGACCAAATAATCACGTTCTCTCACTTTGTGCCCAG GCAAGACCTATGTCCTGAGAAGAGGATGCTATTTTATCCGAATCTTCCAAAGATTATTGGCTCTGATTTTCTTGAGCTGCGTATAAGGTCTATACACGGGGCCATGGGAAGCACATCTGCATGCCATGTGTTTGGTCATACCCATTTCTCCTGGGATGCAGTGCTTGATGGAATCAG GTATGTACAGGCACCATTGGCTTACCCTAGAGAGCGGAAAAGAAGAATGAATGGAGGTGAAAATCAGCTTCCATATTGTGTCTATTCTGATGGGAAATTTGCTGATAAACTATCACATTGTTACTGGTCAGATTACTATGCTACTAATCCAAGATCACCTGACATCACTGAACTTGCTCCTTGGGTTGCCAGATTTTACAATAGAACTTGGAAATCAGAGTTCTAA
- the LOC102629007 gene encoding uncharacterized protein LOC102629007 isoform X1, producing MVVKLMPCCPSLSQKPLPKQVQIRTQMKYTTTRRPEILTSSAAASSTSASGLRVFVLSDLHTDYSENMTWVKCLSTTRHKKDVLLVAGDVAEKYDDFVLTMSLLKDRFQRVLFVPGNHDLWCRGEENDFPDSLEKLNKLLDACRGLGVEINPVVIDGLGIIPLFSWYHESFDREKDISGIRILPLEMVCRDFHACKWPGDLSSRDASLSLYFDAMNENNQEVINEIQRTCDQIITFSHFVPRQDLCPEKRMLFYPNLPKIIGSDFLELRIRSIHGAMGSTSACHVFGHTHFSWDAVLDGIRYVQAPLAYPRERKRRMNGGENQLPYCVYSDGKFADKLSHCYWSDYYATNPRSPDITELAPWVARFYNRTWKSEF from the exons ATGGTAGTGAAATTGATGCCTTGTTGTCCGAGCTTATCTCAGAAACCTTTACCCAAACAAGTACAAATCAGAACCCAAATGAAATACACAACAACGAGGAGGCCTGAGATTTTAACTTCTTCTGCAGCTGCTTCTTCGACAAGTGCTTCTGGGTTAAGGGTCTTTGTGCTTTCCGATTTGCACACTGATTACTCTGAGAACATGACTTGGGTCAAATGCTTGTCCACTACAAGACACAAGAAAGATGTTCTTCTTGTTGCTGGTGATGTTGCCGAGAAGTATGACGATTTCGTTTTGACTATGTCTCTTTTGAAAGATCGCTTTCAACGTGTCTTATTCGTGCCCGGAAACCATGATCTTTGGTGCCGTGGGGAGGAAAATGATTTT CCTGATTCTCTTGAAAAGCTGAATAAATTGCTTGATGCATGTAGAGGACTAGGAGTTGAGATCAATCCAGTGGTCATAGATGGCTTGGGAATCATTCCTCTGTTCTCTTGGTACCATGAG AGCTTTGATAGAGAAAAGGATATAAGTGGCATCCGCATTCTGCCTTTGGAGATG GTATGTAGGGACTTTCACGCCTGCAAGTGGCCTGGTGATCTTTCAAGCCGAGATGCCTCCCTTTCTTTATACTTTGATGcaatgaatgaaaataatcaGGAAGTAATCAATGAGATCCAGAGGACATGTGACCAAATAATCACGTTCTCTCACTTTGTGCCCAG GCAAGACCTATGTCCTGAGAAGAGGATGCTATTTTATCCGAATCTTCCAAAGATTATTGGCTCTGATTTTCTTGAGCTGCGTATAAGGTCTATACACGGGGCCATGGGAAGCACATCTGCATGCCATGTGTTTGGTCATACCCATTTCTCCTGGGATGCAGTGCTTGATGGAATCAG GTATGTACAGGCACCATTGGCTTACCCTAGAGAGCGGAAAAGAAGAATGAATGGAGGTGAAAATCAGCTTCCATATTGTGTCTATTCTGATGGGAAATTTGCTGATAAACTATCACATTGTTACTGGTCAGATTACTATGCTACTAATCCAAGATCACCTGACATCACTGAACTTGCTCCTTGGGTTGCCAGATTTTACAATAGAACTTGGAAATCAGAGTTCTAA
- the LOC107177006 gene encoding uncharacterized protein LOC107177006 produces the protein MDTMSIVHKYLGEAATKVLSKGDNDETGEAATEVLPYLNENETSADKFTQQLNNEADDGNEELHYGYAGFANELDEFEDDYEYEATVDGSYPNDYDSSHLFGSESDSDNDLDDYESGDDSGDDSEDDFEEQACIRYEKNAGGFEFNSVGDEIVLRPGQLFVSVYEFRKVLKVFAIRNGFRLKRLKNEKTRVTCMCVTVGCTWRIHASLNWNKKSFQIKTHCPDHTCPRVDDNFEASSNWIAATYLHLFKANPDIKISVIAAGLMQKYGIECNNQRLYGAKRKAFELHGQDHKASYSKLFRYMHALLNSNPGSTVSLEMDWFGGAEFPIFKWFFICFDSGRRGFFEGCRPMIGVDECHLKGPYRGVLLIVVSIDANYGIYPLAMCVAETENNDSWQYFMDKLYDQVGCNGGEGLCFISDRQKGVINALDRIFPLSLKRYYCRHIYANFKQKFPGLLLKKVFWRACRSSNAADFNSHMEELKTITPEGYEWLMKIPTVCWAKHLFPPHTKCNHVTNNMTKSFNNWINNFRGLPIVRMFEEIRRKTMRLIHRRHEAALGWNNELPPVVRRKVIKGREEARSLSVIFGHNETFEILEDVTKIVVVDLLKRKCDCGEWAISGMPYKHAL, from the coding sequence ATGGATACCATGTCTATTGTTCATAAATATCTAGGTGAAGCAGCAACAAAAGTGCTGTCAAAAGGGGATAATGATGAAACCGGTGAGGCAGCAACAGAAGTGCTTCCatatttgaatgaaaatgaaacctCAGCAGATAAGTTCACACAACAATTGAATAATGAGGCTGACGATGGAAATGAAGAGCTGCATTATGGTTATGCTGGATTTGCAAATGAACTTGATGAATTTGAAGATGATTATGAGTATGAGGCTACTGTAGATGGATCATATCCAAATGATTATGATTCAAGCCATTTATTTGGAAGTGAAAGTGACAGTGACAATGATCTTGACGATTATGAATCTGGGGATGACAGTGGAGATGATTCAGAGGATGATTTTGAAGAACAAGCTTGCATTAGATATGAAAAAAATGCCGGTGGCTTTGAGTTCAATTCTGTTGGAGATGAGATAGTATTGAGGCCTGGACAGTTGTTTGTCAGTGTGTATGAGTTTagaaaagttttaaaagtGTTTGCTATTAGGAACGGATTTAGATTGAAGAGgctgaaaaatgagaaaacaaGAGTGACATGCATGTGTGTAACAGTAGGATGCACTTGGAGAATCCACGCAAGCCTTAATTGGAATAAGAAGTCATTTCAGATTAAGACTCATTGTCCAGACCACACTTGTCCTAGAGTTGATGATAATTTTGAAGCCTCTTCAAATTGGATAGCAGCCACGTATCTACATCTATTCAAAGCCAACCCCGACATCAAGATTTCTGTTATTGCAGCTGGTTTAATGCAAAAGTACGGAATTGAATGTAATAATCAGAGGTTGTATGGAGCCAAAAGAAAAGCATTTGAGTTGCATGGTCAGGACCATAAGGCTAGTTACAGCAAACTATTTAGATACATGCATGCCTTATTGAATTCAAACCCTGGTTCTACTGTATCTCTTGAAATGGATTGGTTTGGTGGTGCTGAGTTTCCAATATTCAAGTGGTTCTTCATTTGTTTTGATAGCGGTAGAAGAGGATTTTTTGAAGGATGTAGACCAATGATTGGGGTTGATGAATGTCACTTAAAAGGACCGTACAGAGGTGTTCTTTTAATAGTTGTGAGTATTGATGCAAATTATGGCATTTACCCTTTGGCAATGTGTGTGGCTGAAACTGAAAACAATGACTCATGGCAATATTTTATGGATAAACTATATGATCAAGTGGGTTGTAATGGTGGTGAAGGATTATGCTTTATTAGTGATAGGCAAAAGGGTGTAATCAATGCCTTAGATAGAATATTCCCTTTATCATTAAAGAGATATTACTGCAGACACATCTATGCGAACTTCAAGCAAAAGTTTCCTGGATTGTTGCTGAAAAAAGTGTTTTGGAGAGCCTGTAGAAGTTCAAATGCTGCCGACTTTAACTCCCATATGGAAGAACTGAAAACTATAACTCCTGAAGGGTATGAATGGCTCATGAAAATCCCCACCGTGTGTTGGGCAAAGCATCTATTCCCTCCACATACTAAATGCAACCATGTTACCAATAATATGACTAAATCTTTTAACAATTGGATTAATAATTTCAGAGGTTTACCAATTGTGAGGATGTTTGAGGAGATACGAAGGAAAACTATGCGCTTGATTCATAGGAGGCATGAGGCAGCCCTTGGATGGAATAATGAGCTGCCACCAGTGGTGAGAAGAAAGGTTATTAAGGGAAGAGAAGAGGCAAGATCACTTTCTGTCATTTTTGGGCATAATGAGACATTCGAGATCCTTGAAGATGTGACCAagattgttgttgttgatctGTTGAAGAGAAAGTGTGACTGTGGTGAATGGGCCATTTCTGGAATGCCTTACAAACATGCCCTCTAA